The following are encoded together in the Hoplias malabaricus isolate fHopMal1 chromosome 3, fHopMal1.hap1, whole genome shotgun sequence genome:
- the camkva gene encoding caM kinase-like vesicle-associated protein has translation MPFGCLTFGEKKEYNSPTDVTDKYDLGQVVKSEEFCEIFRAKDRSTQKMYTCKKFLKKDGRKVRKAAKNEILILNMVKHHNILQLVDVFETRKEYFLFLELATGREVFDWILDQGYYSERDTSNVIRQVLEAVAYLHSLRIVHRNLKLENLVYYNRLKHSKIVISDFHLARLENGLIKEPCGTPEYLAPEVVGRQRYGRPVDCWAIGVVMYILLSGNPPFYDDADDDDYDSHDKNLFRKILSGDYEFDSPYWDDISDSAKSLVASLMEVDQDQRLTAQEAINHEWISGNAASDKNIKDGVCAQIEKNFAKAKWKKAVRVTTLMKRLRAPEQSDSGASSPAIGTSAGPVTPSSITPVPPAITSEPAHSSEIKEESAAPARCNGEIPQLGVENREEQNG, from the exons ATGCCATTTGGCTGTTTGACTTTTGGGGAGAAGAAGGAATACAACAGTCCTACTGATGTCACTGACAAATATGACCTGGGACAAGTGGTCAAATC GGAGGAGTTTTGTGAGATCTTTCGGGCAAAAGACAGGAGCACGCAGAAGATGTACACCTGCAAGAAGTTCCTGAAGAAAGACGGGAGGAAAGTGCGCAAGGCTGCCAAGAACGAGATCCTCATCTTGAATAT GGTGAAGCATCATAACATCCTCCAGCTGGTCGATGTCTTTGAGACAAGAAAAGAGTACTTCCTCTTCCTGGAACT AGCCACAGGCCGAGAGGTGTTTGACTGGATCTTGGACCAGGGCTACTATTCGGAGCGTGACACTAGTAACGTGATCAGACAGGTGCTGGAGGCCGTGGCTTACCTCCACTCTCTGCGCATCGTTCACCGAAACCTGAAG TTGGAAAACCTTGTGTACTACAATCGCCTGAAGCACTCGAAAATTGTCATCAGTGACTTTCACCTGGCCAGGCTGGAGAATGGTCTAATTAAAGAGCCATGTGGCACCCCAGAGTACCTTG CTCCAGAGGTTGTGGGCAGACAGAGATACGGCCGACCGGTGGACTGCTGGGCAATCGGCGTGGTCATGTACATCCT ACTGTCAGGAAACCCTCCGTTTTATGATGACGCAGATGACGATGATTACGACAGTCATGACAAGAATCTCTTCCGAAAAATTCTCTCTGGAGACTATGAGTTTGACTCTCCCTATTGGGATGACATCTCAGATTCCG CTAAAAGCCTTGTTGCATCTTTAATGGAAGTAGACCAAGATCAAAGACTGACTGCTCAGGAGGCTATCAACCACGAGTG GATATCTGGAAACGCTGCTTCAGACAAGAACATCAAAGATGGTGTCTGTGCCCAGATTGAAAAGAACTTTGCCAAAGCTAAATGGAAG AAAGCAGTACGGGTGACCACTTTGATGAAGAGGCTCCGAGCTCCAGAGCAGAGTGATTCTGGGGCATCCAGTCCAGCTATAGGGACGTCAGCTGGGCCGGTCACTCCCAGCAGCATCACCCCTGTCCCCCCAGCCATCACCTCAGAGCCTGCCCACAGCTCAGAGATCAAGGAGGAGAGCGCCGCACCAGCTCGGTGTAATGGAGAAATCCCACAGCTCggtgtggagaacagagaggaGCAAAATGGCTAA